One region of Microbacterium rhizosphaerae genomic DNA includes:
- a CDS encoding glycoside hydrolase family 27 protein, which yields MTRNRLTALAVAAAALAGALSGCTTAAAPVPTAPAASRPPTVLQTPPMGFNDWNAFGCDVDEADIRAAADLLVTTGLRDDGYTYVGIDDCWMAGRDAAPGSRARAAAGRDASTHRLVADPRRFPSGIPALVAYIHARGLKAGIYESAGTTTCEGLAGSLGYEAVDARTFAQWGIDYLKYDNCGAKSVTVDGRRMHFTADEAGYRARYQRMADALAGVDRPIVLSLCEWGIHEPWMWAPAMAGLWRTTHDIKDRYASMLAIFEQNVRLAAYAGPGRWNDPDMLEVGNGGMTDAEYRSHFALWAMMAAPLLIGTDLRSATPETLAILGDRDLIAVDQDELGTPARVVSQAGTTWVLAKPLADGDVAVALFNAGDQPTRIDTTARAIAVRGGALRLHDLWSGEVMSAGSSFGATVAPHSTVVYRVTVEGQPSPSASAGQG from the coding sequence GTGACGCGGAACCGCCTGACCGCCCTCGCTGTCGCGGCGGCCGCGCTGGCCGGCGCACTGTCGGGGTGCACGACGGCGGCCGCTCCGGTGCCCACGGCTCCGGCCGCCTCCCGCCCGCCGACCGTGCTGCAGACCCCGCCGATGGGGTTCAACGACTGGAATGCGTTCGGGTGCGACGTGGACGAGGCCGACATCCGCGCTGCGGCGGATCTGCTGGTGACCACCGGCCTGCGCGACGACGGATACACCTACGTCGGCATCGACGACTGCTGGATGGCGGGGCGCGATGCCGCCCCCGGCAGCCGAGCGCGGGCCGCCGCAGGACGCGACGCGTCGACGCACCGGCTCGTGGCGGATCCGCGGCGGTTCCCGAGCGGCATCCCTGCGCTCGTCGCGTACATCCATGCCCGTGGGCTCAAGGCGGGGATCTACGAGAGCGCCGGCACCACGACGTGCGAGGGGCTCGCCGGAAGCCTCGGCTACGAGGCCGTCGATGCGCGCACCTTCGCGCAGTGGGGCATCGACTACCTCAAGTACGACAACTGCGGCGCCAAGTCCGTGACCGTCGACGGCCGGCGCATGCACTTCACGGCCGATGAGGCGGGCTACCGGGCGCGCTACCAGCGCATGGCGGATGCGCTCGCGGGCGTCGACCGCCCGATCGTGCTGAGCCTGTGCGAGTGGGGGATCCACGAGCCGTGGATGTGGGCGCCGGCCATGGCGGGCCTGTGGCGGACGACCCACGACATCAAGGACCGCTACGCGAGCATGCTCGCGATCTTCGAGCAGAACGTCCGTCTCGCCGCCTACGCCGGACCCGGCCGCTGGAACGACCCCGACATGCTCGAGGTCGGCAACGGCGGCATGACGGATGCCGAGTACCGCAGCCACTTCGCACTGTGGGCGATGATGGCGGCGCCGCTGCTCATCGGCACCGACCTGCGCTCGGCGACGCCGGAGACCCTGGCGATCCTGGGCGACAGGGACCTCATCGCCGTCGACCAGGACGAGCTGGGGACACCGGCCCGCGTGGTGTCGCAGGCGGGGACGACATGGGTGCTCGCGAAGCCCCTCGCGGACGGGGACGTGGCCGTCGCGCTCTTCAACGCGGGCGATCAGCCGACGCGCATCGACACCACGGCTCGCGCGATCGCAGTGCGAGGGGGCGCCCTGCGGCTGCACGACCTGTGGTCGGGCGAGGTCATGAGCGCCGGCTCGTCGTTCGGTGCGACCGTCGCACCGCACTCGACCGTCGTCTACCGCGTGACGGTGGAGGGTCAGCCCTCGCCGTCCGCGTCCGCGGGTCAGGGCTGA
- a CDS encoding LacI family DNA-binding transcriptional regulator, with protein sequence MLSKPPARASIRDVAARAGVSRQTVSRVLNDLPGMSEETAARVRAVIAELDYRPNRAARTLATSRHRTIGLITTAPREFGPASIALAIERAAREYDYALASVSAASDGEEEIAEALDELVRWGVDGIVVIAPQAASWPLIQERLGTMPSLTLQWSGGPANTAAIDQRVGAVAATRHLIGLGHRRILHLAGPEGWAEVDQRIAGYREALAQADLEPLAPVRGDWTADSGYEVGLRILPGRDFTAVFASNDQMAIGLLHAAREAGVEVPLELSVVGFDDIPEARHAAPPLTTVRQGFTALGDTAMRRLIAVVERRPVPDGEVPDQTTFVVRESTAPPQP encoded by the coding sequence GTGCTTTCCAAGCCGCCGGCGCGCGCATCCATCCGCGACGTCGCCGCACGGGCGGGGGTCTCCCGGCAGACGGTGTCCCGCGTGCTCAACGACCTGCCCGGCATGTCGGAGGAGACGGCGGCGCGCGTGCGCGCGGTGATCGCGGAGCTCGACTACCGGCCCAACCGCGCCGCACGCACCCTCGCCACCTCGCGCCACCGCACGATCGGCCTCATCACGACGGCGCCGCGCGAGTTCGGACCCGCCAGCATCGCCCTCGCCATCGAGCGCGCCGCGCGCGAATACGACTACGCGCTCGCCAGCGTCTCGGCGGCCTCCGACGGCGAGGAGGAGATCGCCGAGGCCCTGGACGAGCTCGTCCGCTGGGGCGTGGACGGCATCGTCGTGATCGCGCCCCAGGCGGCGAGCTGGCCCCTCATCCAGGAGCGGCTCGGAACGATGCCGTCGCTGACGCTGCAATGGTCGGGCGGCCCGGCCAACACGGCGGCCATCGACCAGCGCGTGGGCGCAGTGGCCGCCACCCGGCACCTCATCGGGCTCGGGCATCGCCGCATCCTCCATCTCGCCGGACCCGAGGGCTGGGCCGAGGTCGACCAGCGCATCGCGGGGTACCGGGAGGCGCTCGCGCAGGCCGATCTCGAGCCGCTCGCTCCGGTGCGCGGCGACTGGACGGCGGATTCGGGCTACGAGGTCGGGCTGCGCATCCTCCCCGGCCGTGACTTCACCGCAGTGTTCGCCTCGAACGACCAGATGGCGATCGGGCTGCTGCACGCCGCTCGGGAGGCCGGCGTCGAGGTCCCCCTCGAGCTCAGCGTCGTCGGCTTCGACGACATCCCCGAGGCCCGGCACGCGGCACCGCCGCTCACGACCGTCCGGCAGGGGTTCACCGCCCTCGGCGACACAGCGATGCGCCGCCTGATCGCGGTCGTCGAGCGGCGGCCGGTGCCCGACGGCGAGGTGCCGGATCAGACGACGTTCGTCGTGCGCGAGAGCACCGCGCCGCCTCAGCCCTGA
- a CDS encoding GNAT family N-acetyltransferase, whose amino-acid sequence MEFATPVTLENAHVRLEPLDAAAHGADLARACVGLEHAWYTSVPSPEDVPDDVGARLAMRDAGTMNPFAVRRLATGEIVGQTTFCNIDQPSRHVEIGYTWLGPAAQRSEVNTAAKILLLTHAFEACDAIAVELRTHWHNRQSRAAIARLGAKQDGVLRNHRIGPDGILRDTVVFSIIAGESPAVRRGLQERLARG is encoded by the coding sequence GTGGAATTCGCGACCCCCGTCACGCTCGAGAACGCGCACGTCCGCCTCGAACCGCTGGATGCGGCGGCCCACGGAGCCGATCTGGCGCGAGCCTGCGTCGGGCTCGAGCACGCGTGGTACACGAGCGTGCCGAGCCCCGAGGACGTCCCCGACGACGTCGGAGCGCGGCTCGCCATGCGGGATGCCGGGACCATGAATCCCTTCGCCGTGCGGCGGCTCGCGACCGGCGAGATCGTGGGGCAGACGACGTTCTGCAACATCGACCAGCCCAGCCGGCACGTCGAGATCGGGTACACGTGGCTGGGGCCGGCGGCGCAGCGCAGCGAGGTCAACACGGCGGCGAAGATCCTGCTGCTGACCCACGCTTTCGAGGCGTGCGACGCGATCGCCGTGGAGTTGCGCACGCACTGGCACAACCGCCAGTCGCGAGCGGCCATCGCGCGCCTGGGCGCCAAGCAGGACGGGGTGCTGCGCAACCACCGCATCGGACCCGACGGCATCCTCCGCGACACCGTCGTCTTCTCGATCATCGCCGGCGAGTCGCCCGCGGTGCGCCGCGGCCTGCAGGAGCGTCTGGCCCGCGGCTGA
- a CDS encoding mannitol-1-phosphate 5-dehydrogenase → MKAVQFGAGNIGRGFVGLLLHQGGYELVFSDVAAALVDAIDATPQYTVHAVGEGGGDTVVTGFRALNSAVDPDAVADEVATAEVATTAVGPTILRFVAPLLVEGLRRRSASLAPLQVMACENAINATDLLRGEMQAVAGDEWEALAARAVFANTAVDRIVPAQPAGGGVDVTVEAFYEWAIERPPFGDDPPRIPGAHFVPDLAPYIERKLFTVNTGHAATAYFGARVGRETIADALADPAVAAGVEAALEETSALLEAVHGLSAADLAEYRSTILRRFRNPALPDTVWRVGRQPLRKLSRNERFVGPAAAAAERGLPTRALVAAMAAALEFDDPADEQAVELQVMLRDVDADTLTSTVTGLEPDHPLYRPVREVVAARQAALRSVAAPEEGA, encoded by the coding sequence ATGAAGGCGGTCCAGTTCGGCGCCGGCAACATCGGGCGCGGCTTCGTCGGTCTGCTGCTGCACCAGGGCGGCTACGAGCTGGTCTTCTCGGATGTCGCCGCCGCACTCGTCGATGCGATCGACGCGACGCCTCAGTACACGGTGCACGCCGTGGGCGAGGGCGGCGGCGACACCGTGGTGACGGGATTCCGCGCGCTCAACAGCGCGGTGGACCCGGATGCCGTGGCCGACGAGGTCGCGACAGCCGAGGTCGCCACGACCGCGGTGGGCCCGACCATCCTGCGTTTCGTCGCACCCCTCCTCGTGGAGGGGCTGCGGCGGCGCTCGGCATCCCTCGCCCCGCTCCAGGTGATGGCGTGCGAGAACGCGATCAACGCCACCGACCTGCTGCGGGGCGAGATGCAGGCCGTCGCCGGCGACGAGTGGGAGGCGCTGGCCGCCCGCGCGGTGTTCGCCAACACCGCGGTGGACCGCATCGTGCCGGCGCAGCCGGCCGGCGGCGGCGTGGATGTCACGGTCGAGGCGTTCTACGAGTGGGCCATCGAGCGCCCGCCGTTCGGCGACGATCCGCCCCGCATCCCGGGCGCGCACTTCGTGCCCGACCTCGCGCCGTACATCGAGCGCAAGCTCTTCACGGTCAACACCGGCCATGCCGCGACCGCGTACTTCGGGGCGCGCGTGGGTCGGGAGACGATCGCGGATGCGCTCGCCGACCCCGCCGTCGCGGCCGGCGTCGAGGCAGCCCTCGAGGAGACCTCGGCGCTGCTCGAGGCCGTTCACGGGCTCTCCGCCGCGGACCTCGCGGAGTATCGCTCCACGATCCTCCGGCGGTTCCGCAACCCGGCTCTGCCCGACACCGTGTGGCGGGTCGGCCGGCAGCCGCTGCGCAAGCTCTCGAGGAACGAGCGCTTCGTGGGGCCCGCCGCCGCGGCCGCCGAGCGCGGGCTGCCGACGCGGGCGCTCGTCGCGGCGATGGCCGCGGCGCTCGAGTTCGACGACCCGGCCGACGAGCAGGCCGTCGAGCTCCAGGTCATGCTGCGCGACGTGGATGCCGACACCCTCACCTCGACGGTGACCGGGCTCGAGCCCGACCATCCGCTGTACCGACCGGTGCGCGAAGTCGTCGCCGCCCGGCAGGCGGCCCTGCGCTCGGTCGCCGCGCCGGAGGAGGGCGCTTAG
- a CDS encoding PTS sugar transporter subunit IIA — MSDDVLTRDRVRIHPEAATQDEAMREAAGILEDAGAVTAAYYGAMKDREQTVSTYMGNELAIPHGTNEAKDEILSSALSLVRYDGGVDWGGEPVRFVVGIAGKGDEHLEILSRIAILFSDDDDVARLKGASSADELFDLLASVNET; from the coding sequence ATGTCTGACGATGTTCTGACCCGCGACCGGGTGCGCATCCACCCGGAAGCAGCGACGCAGGACGAGGCGATGCGGGAGGCCGCCGGCATCCTGGAGGATGCCGGCGCGGTCACCGCCGCGTACTACGGCGCGATGAAGGATCGTGAGCAGACCGTGTCGACGTACATGGGCAACGAGCTCGCGATCCCGCACGGCACGAACGAGGCGAAGGACGAGATCCTCTCATCCGCGCTCTCGCTCGTGCGGTACGACGGCGGTGTCGATTGGGGCGGAGAACCGGTCCGCTTCGTCGTCGGCATCGCCGGGAAGGGCGACGAGCACCTCGAGATCCTCTCCCGCATCGCCATCCTCTTCTCGGATGACGACGACGTCGCACGGCTCAAGGGCGCATCGAGCGCGGACGAGCTGTTCGACCTCCTGGCGAGCGTGAACGAGACATGA
- a CDS encoding PTS mannitol transporter subunit IICB has translation MTTTSPPQAPSAGRKAQVHIQRFGTFLSGMIMPNIAAFIAWGLITSLFISAGWLGWWHPVADMLGGFGNADQIGWSHAMTTLATGADGKTFPQYVGLVGSMITYLLPLLIANQGGRMVYGERGGVVASIATMGVIVGTTIPMFLGAMIMGPFAAWVCKKMDQLWDGKIRPGFEMLVNNFSAGILGMILAVVGFFAFGPVITFVSEGLGSIVQWLVNQSLLPLLSIIVEPAKVLFLNNAINHGVFTPLGIQQAAHTGKSILFLIEANPGPGLGVLLAYSFFGVGMARASAPGAIIIQFLGGIHEIYFPYVLMKPILLISVIAGGMTGVATNQFLGGGLRFPAAPGSIIAVTIAALPPGVPNLLVVLLSVLLAATVSFLLSSVFLLRTRRRDMATEGAGDLTSAIAQTEANKGKESAALSGLRARATANAAAEGEQLDTYGSEAADAIAAGTVVSERPIHNIVFACDAGMGSSAMGASVLRNKVKKAGVENVTVVNKAIANLDGSEDLIITQNQLTDRARAKAPNAIHVTVDNFMNSPRYDEVVDTVREQQKHGE, from the coding sequence ATGACAACGACGTCACCCCCACAGGCCCCGAGTGCGGGCCGCAAAGCGCAGGTCCACATCCAGCGCTTCGGCACGTTCCTCTCCGGCATGATCATGCCGAACATCGCGGCGTTCATCGCCTGGGGCCTCATCACCAGCCTGTTCATCTCCGCCGGATGGCTGGGCTGGTGGCACCCGGTCGCCGACATGCTCGGCGGCTTCGGCAACGCCGACCAGATCGGCTGGAGCCACGCCATGACGACCCTGGCGACCGGGGCCGACGGCAAGACCTTCCCGCAGTATGTGGGTCTGGTCGGCTCGATGATCACCTACCTGCTGCCGCTGCTGATCGCCAACCAGGGCGGTCGCATGGTCTACGGCGAGCGCGGCGGCGTCGTCGCATCCATCGCCACCATGGGCGTGATCGTCGGCACCACCATCCCGATGTTCCTCGGCGCGATGATCATGGGTCCGTTCGCGGCGTGGGTCTGCAAGAAGATGGACCAGCTGTGGGACGGCAAGATCCGCCCCGGCTTCGAGATGCTGGTCAACAACTTCTCGGCCGGCATCCTGGGCATGATCCTGGCCGTCGTGGGCTTCTTCGCCTTCGGACCGGTCATCACCTTCGTGAGCGAGGGCCTCGGCTCGATCGTGCAGTGGCTCGTGAACCAGAGCCTGCTGCCGCTCCTGTCGATCATCGTCGAGCCGGCGAAGGTGCTGTTCCTGAACAACGCCATCAACCACGGCGTCTTCACACCGCTCGGCATCCAGCAGGCCGCGCACACCGGCAAGTCGATCCTGTTCCTCATCGAGGCGAACCCCGGCCCCGGCCTGGGCGTCCTCCTGGCGTACTCGTTCTTCGGCGTCGGCATGGCACGCGCCTCCGCACCGGGTGCGATCATCATCCAGTTCCTCGGCGGCATCCACGAGATCTACTTCCCGTACGTGCTCATGAAGCCGATCCTCCTGATCTCGGTGATCGCCGGCGGCATGACGGGCGTCGCGACGAACCAGTTCCTGGGCGGCGGTCTGCGGTTCCCCGCCGCGCCGGGATCCATCATCGCCGTGACGATCGCGGCCCTGCCTCCGGGCGTGCCGAACCTGCTGGTCGTGCTCCTGTCGGTGCTGCTGGCGGCGACGGTCTCGTTCCTGCTGTCGTCGGTCTTCCTGCTGCGCACCCGCCGTCGTGACATGGCGACCGAGGGGGCGGGCGACCTGACGAGCGCCATCGCGCAGACCGAGGCGAACAAGGGCAAGGAGTCGGCAGCGCTGTCGGGTCTGCGCGCACGCGCCACGGCCAATGCGGCCGCGGAGGGCGAGCAGCTGGACACGTACGGCTCCGAGGCGGCGGATGCGATCGCCGCGGGCACCGTGGTCTCCGAGCGGCCGATCCACAACATCGTGTTCGCGTGCGACGCCGGAATGGGCTCCTCCGCGATGGGGGCGAGCGTCCTGCGGAACAAGGTCAAGAAGGCGGGCGTGGAGAACGTGACGGTCGTCAACAAGGCCATCGCGAACCTCGACGGCTCGGAGGACCTGATCATCACGCAGAACCAGCTCACCGATCGCGCACGGGCCAAGGCGCCGAACGCGATCCACGTCACCGTGGACAACTTCATGAACTCGCCGCGGTACGACGAGGTCGTGGACACGGTGCGCGAGCAGCAGAAGCACGGCGAGTAG
- the ptsP gene encoding phosphoenolpyruvate--protein phosphotransferase — protein MSQIRGVGIGQGVAQGPIARMTPPLAAPIDEPATAGVEEETARVREAMGVVARDLEERGERAGGTARDVLEAQAMMAEDPALESEVDSRLAAGKNAEWAVFDAFASFRDQLTALGGYLGERAADLDDVAQRIIARLRGVSAPGIPDPGHPFVLVAEDLAPADTALLDLDKVLALVTTQGGPTSHTAILAREKSIVAIVGATTADRLRDGETVIVDAAAGLVISEPSADDLDQARRRADDRLRTASAPLTPGALADGTPVPLLANLGNPDATNAVALGAEGVGLFRTEFLFLGNQSAPTITQQRESYERLLGAFPGKKVVVRVLDAGADKPLAFLNDAHEENPALGLRGLRALRASEDILREQLTALAEADAAVRAAGEAADLWVMAPMVSTTEETEYFVTIAREYGIRTAGVMVEVPSSALLADRILAHADFASIGTNDLTQYTLAADRLLGSVAGFQDPWHPAVLRLVREVGDAGRRTGKPVGICGEAAADPLLAVVLVGLGATSLSMAPTALADVRASLATHTLDDARRIAEAALAADDAASARDAAMSAAIPRERQLP, from the coding sequence ATGTCTCAGATCCGCGGAGTAGGCATCGGCCAGGGCGTCGCGCAGGGCCCGATCGCCCGCATGACCCCGCCCCTGGCCGCGCCGATCGACGAACCGGCGACCGCCGGCGTCGAGGAGGAGACCGCCCGCGTCCGGGAGGCGATGGGCGTCGTCGCCCGCGACCTGGAGGAGCGCGGCGAGCGCGCGGGCGGAACGGCCCGGGACGTGCTCGAGGCCCAGGCGATGATGGCCGAGGATCCGGCCCTCGAGTCCGAGGTCGACTCGCGTCTGGCCGCGGGCAAGAACGCCGAGTGGGCGGTGTTCGACGCGTTCGCCTCGTTCCGCGACCAGCTGACGGCCCTCGGCGGCTACCTCGGTGAGCGCGCCGCCGACCTCGACGACGTCGCGCAGCGCATCATCGCGCGGCTGCGCGGAGTCTCGGCACCCGGCATCCCGGATCCGGGACATCCGTTCGTGCTGGTGGCGGAGGATCTCGCCCCCGCGGACACCGCGCTCCTCGATCTCGACAAGGTGCTCGCACTCGTCACGACGCAGGGCGGACCGACCTCGCACACGGCGATCCTCGCGCGGGAGAAGTCGATCGTCGCCATCGTGGGCGCCACGACCGCCGACCGGCTGCGAGACGGCGAGACCGTGATCGTGGATGCCGCGGCCGGCCTCGTCATCTCGGAGCCGTCGGCGGACGACCTCGACCAGGCGCGCCGCCGCGCGGACGATCGGCTGCGCACCGCATCCGCCCCGCTCACGCCCGGCGCCCTCGCGGACGGGACGCCGGTGCCGCTGCTCGCGAACCTCGGAAACCCGGATGCGACGAACGCCGTCGCCCTCGGCGCCGAGGGCGTCGGGCTGTTCCGCACCGAGTTCCTGTTCCTCGGCAACCAGTCCGCGCCGACGATCACCCAGCAGCGGGAGTCCTACGAGCGGCTGCTCGGGGCCTTTCCCGGCAAGAAGGTCGTGGTGCGCGTGCTGGATGCGGGCGCCGACAAGCCGCTCGCGTTCCTCAACGACGCGCACGAGGAGAATCCGGCGCTGGGCCTGCGCGGTCTGCGCGCCCTGCGGGCCAGCGAGGACATCCTGCGCGAGCAGCTGACCGCGCTCGCGGAGGCGGACGCCGCCGTGCGCGCCGCCGGCGAGGCCGCCGACCTGTGGGTCATGGCGCCCATGGTCTCGACGACCGAGGAGACCGAATACTTCGTCACGATCGCCCGGGAGTACGGCATCCGCACGGCCGGGGTCATGGTCGAGGTGCCGTCCTCCGCCCTGCTGGCCGACCGCATCCTCGCCCACGCGGACTTCGCGTCCATCGGCACCAACGACCTCACCCAGTACACGCTCGCCGCCGACCGCCTGCTGGGCTCGGTGGCGGGCTTCCAAGACCCCTGGCATCCCGCGGTCCTGCGCCTCGTGCGCGAGGTCGGGGATGCCGGGCGCCGCACCGGCAAGCCGGTCGGCATCTGCGGAGAGGCGGCGGCAGACCCCCTGCTTGCCGTCGTCCTCGTGGGCCTCGGCGCCACGTCACTGTCGATGGCGCCGACGGCGCTCGCCGACGTACGTGCGTCGCTCGCGACCCACACCCTCGACGATGCCCGGCGCATCGCCGAGGCCGCACTCGCCGCAGACGACGCGGCGTCCGCCCGAGACGCGGCCATGTCGGCCGCCATCCCCCGAGAGAGGCAACTCCCATGA
- a CDS encoding HPr family phosphocarrier protein, which produces MTEIARTVRIGSSHGLHARPAKMFAQAAKEAGIPVTVAKGAGAPVNAASILGVIALGAEQGDYVTLTADGENAEQVLDTLSELLTTDHDAA; this is translated from the coding sequence ATGACTGAGATCGCGCGCACCGTGCGCATCGGCTCGTCCCACGGCCTGCACGCACGGCCGGCCAAGATGTTCGCCCAGGCGGCGAAGGAGGCCGGCATCCCGGTGACCGTCGCGAAGGGCGCCGGCGCTCCGGTGAACGCCGCGAGCATCCTGGGCGTGATCGCGCTCGGCGCCGAGCAGGGCGACTACGTCACGCTCACCGCGGACGGGGAGAACGCCGAGCAGGTGCTCGACACCCTCAGCGAGCTGCTGACCACCGACCACGACGCGGCGTGA
- a CDS encoding PTS sugar transporter subunit IIB, whose translation MRILVVCGAGASSTFVAQRVRSAAEDRGIPCEARAGSESSIGADLDTLDVVLVGPHLAPRMELIRAGAASRGAVAVLLPGDVFSDLDGSRTLALVQESIASSRITAPTQREDHDD comes from the coding sequence ATGAGGATCCTCGTTGTCTGCGGTGCGGGCGCGTCCAGCACGTTCGTGGCGCAGCGGGTGCGCTCTGCCGCGGAGGACAGGGGCATTCCGTGCGAGGCACGCGCCGGGAGCGAGAGCAGCATCGGGGCGGACCTCGACACCCTCGACGTCGTGCTCGTGGGCCCTCATCTCGCTCCGCGCATGGAGCTCATCCGCGCGGGCGCGGCGTCCCGCGGCGCCGTCGCGGTGCTCCTGCCCGGCGACGTCTTCTCCGACCTGGACGGATCGCGAACCCTCGCCCTCGTGCAGGAGAGCATCGCGTCCAGCCGCATCACGGCACCGACCCAACGAGAGGATCACGATGACTGA
- a CDS encoding BglG family transcription antiterminator: MRPHGGRVTRARQDRLLGLLLHENDWATAAVLADALGVTPRSIRSYVTALNTRDPNALVVESGPLGYRVGPAASSAGRANAVERGTPRDRLHRLVRGMLDSPDGIDVYEIADELHVSSATIDADLMRVRTLLSGMDLALERSASRAKLRGEELARRRLLSRLAHDEMDAGSFDLDVLRRSVGGSVSMDASAKLKGDLVAGLTELGFFVNEFAIADVIAHIVIAADRAARGHPLGLAEDGPREADDIEALIARLVSDDLGVELGAGDRRHLAMIVLTRVVEPGSESRAATIRAQLDPAVVDAVREVVEQAASEYLVDIAHDDFILRLALHVQNLLHRARAGAVPRNPLTRELKSSHPMIFEVAVFVASGLQDRLGTPIVDDEIGYIAMHVGGRIERNRRSERLLTATIVCPGYQELHELLRSSIDRSLGQAIEVVWVETRMDPDWASIDTDLILTTIEAPVASERVVRIQPFLTDADVARVQAAAVRIRRGRRLATLRADLQRYLAPDAFVRGLDGSGGEEGVIRRLGQLLVAQGVIDEDYVAHTIERERMSSTAFTDALAVPHALAMTAFRTSIAVGIADPSIPWGDGRVNVVAMVAFSETDREAFQTVFEQFVEVFSERDSVQRIIRNGVDFPSFVEELAAVIDG, encoded by the coding sequence ATGCGGCCGCACGGAGGGCGAGTGACGAGAGCACGACAGGACCGCCTGCTCGGCCTGCTCCTGCACGAGAACGACTGGGCCACGGCAGCGGTGCTGGCTGACGCCCTCGGCGTCACGCCGCGCAGCATCCGGTCGTACGTCACGGCCCTCAACACGCGCGATCCGAATGCGCTCGTCGTGGAATCCGGGCCCCTCGGCTACCGCGTCGGTCCGGCGGCGTCGTCCGCGGGCCGCGCCAACGCGGTCGAGCGCGGCACGCCGCGTGACCGGCTGCACCGGCTCGTGCGGGGGATGCTGGATTCCCCGGACGGCATCGACGTGTACGAGATCGCCGACGAGCTGCACGTGAGCAGCGCCACCATCGACGCGGACCTCATGCGCGTGCGCACCCTGCTCAGCGGCATGGATCTCGCACTCGAGCGCTCGGCGTCGCGCGCCAAGCTGCGCGGCGAGGAGCTCGCCCGTCGGCGGCTGCTCAGCCGGCTGGCGCACGACGAGATGGATGCCGGCTCCTTCGACCTCGACGTGCTGCGGCGCTCGGTCGGCGGCTCCGTGTCGATGGATGCGTCGGCGAAGCTCAAGGGCGACCTGGTCGCCGGACTCACCGAGCTCGGCTTCTTCGTGAACGAGTTCGCGATCGCCGACGTCATCGCGCACATCGTGATCGCGGCCGATCGCGCCGCCCGGGGCCACCCGCTCGGACTCGCCGAGGACGGCCCTCGGGAGGCCGACGACATCGAGGCGCTCATCGCGCGGCTCGTCTCCGACGACCTGGGGGTCGAACTCGGCGCGGGCGACCGACGCCACCTCGCGATGATCGTGCTCACGCGCGTCGTGGAGCCCGGGTCGGAGTCCCGCGCCGCGACGATCCGGGCGCAGCTCGATCCGGCCGTCGTCGACGCCGTCCGCGAGGTCGTGGAGCAGGCGGCATCCGAGTACCTCGTGGACATCGCGCACGACGACTTCATCCTGCGCCTCGCCCTGCACGTGCAGAACCTCCTGCACCGGGCGCGGGCCGGAGCTGTTCCGCGCAACCCGCTGACGCGCGAGCTCAAGTCGTCACATCCCATGATCTTCGAGGTCGCCGTCTTCGTCGCGAGCGGCCTCCAGGACCGGCTCGGCACGCCGATCGTCGATGACGAGATCGGCTACATCGCCATGCACGTCGGGGGCCGCATCGAGCGGAACCGGCGCTCCGAGCGCCTCCTGACCGCCACCATCGTGTGCCCCGGTTACCAGGAGCTCCACGAGCTGCTGCGCTCGAGCATCGACCGCTCCCTCGGCCAGGCGATCGAGGTCGTCTGGGTGGAGACGCGCATGGACCCGGACTGGGCGAGCATCGACACCGACCTCATCCTGACCACGATCGAGGCTCCGGTGGCCTCCGAGCGGGTGGTCCGCATCCAGCCGTTCCTCACCGACGCCGACGTGGCACGCGTGCAGGCCGCGGCCGTGCGCATCCGTCGTGGGCGGCGCCTCGCGACCCTCCGCGCCGACCTCCAGCGCTACCTCGCCCCGGATGCGTTCGTGCGCGGCCTGGACGGCAGCGGCGGGGAGGAGGGCGTCATCCGGCGCCTCGGGCAGCTGCTCGTGGCCCAGGGCGTCATCGACGAGGACTACGTCGCGCACACGATCGAGCGGGAGCGCATGAGCTCGACGGCGTTCACCGACGCGCTCGCGGTGCCGCACGCGCTGGCGATGACCGCGTTCCGCACCTCCATCGCCGTCGGCATCGCGGACCCGTCGATCCCGTGGGGCGACGGCCGCGTGAACGTCGTCGCCATGGTCGCCTTCTCCGAGACCGACCGGGAGGCGTTCCAGACCGTGTTCGAGCAGTTCGTCGAGGTGTTCTCGGAGCGCGACAGCGTCCAGCGGATCATCCGCAACGGCGTGGACTTCCCCTCGTTCGTCGAGGAGCTCGCCGCCGTCATCGACGGCTGA